A single Fusobacterium hominis DNA region contains:
- a CDS encoding lipopolysaccharide core heptose(II) kinase RfaY, whose product MERINEGNTRIYFEGIGYTLYKKIKNKEYKVIKVLKDDQRSYVALLDIDGNFYVYKEPREKNRRKWQRFLSIFRGSESRREFKNIKKINLLGFNTAKPYLAIEVRNGLACVDSYFVSSYIEGQDGSVLYIDRILKELKNIHSLGYLHGDSHVANFMVGNSCVYIIDTKFMKNKYGKFGEVFELIYLEESCGIDIDYDKSSVYYKIAMIFKRYLLWLGDFKKKIRGKK is encoded by the coding sequence ATGGAGAGGATAAATGAGGGAAATACCCGTATATATTTTGAGGGGATTGGATATACTCTATATAAAAAGATAAAAAATAAAGAGTATAAAGTGATAAAGGTATTAAAAGATGATCAACGGAGTTATGTGGCACTTTTAGATATAGATGGTAACTTTTATGTATATAAAGAGCCTAGAGAAAAAAATAGAAGAAAATGGCAAAGATTTTTATCTATTTTTAGAGGAAGCGAAAGCAGACGAGAGTTTAAAAATATAAAAAAGATAAATTTATTGGGATTTAATACGGCTAAACCTTATCTTGCTATAGAAGTTAGAAATGGATTAGCATGTGTAGATTCATATTTTGTTTCTTCTTATATTGAGGGGCAAGATGGAAGTGTTTTATATATAGATAGAATTTTAAAAGAGTTAAAAAATATTCATAGTTTAGGGTATTTACATGGAGATTCACATGTAGCTAATTTTATGGTTGGTAACTCTTGTGTCTATATTATAGATACAAAATTTATGAAAAATAAATATGGGAAATTTGGAGAAGTATTTGAGCTCATATATTTAGAAGAAAGCTGTGGAATTGATATTGATTATGATAAAAGTTCTGTGTACTATAAAATAGCTATGATTTTTAAAAGATATTTATTATGGCTTGGGGATTTTAAAAAGAAAATTCGTGGGAAAAAATAG
- the recA gene encoding recombinase RecA, with translation MAKAKSSGVNEKEKALEMAMKQITKDFGEGSIMKLGSNESMNVEVIPTGSINLDLALGQGGVPRGRVVEIYGAESSGKTTIALHIAAETQKMGGIVAFIDAEHALDPVYAKALGVDVDELLISQPDYGEQALEIADMLVRSGAVDLVVVDSVAALVPKAEIDGEMSDQQMGLQARLMSKALRKLTATLNKSKTTMIFINQIREKIGGFGFGPQTTTTGGKALKFYSTVRMEVKRVGSVKQGDEAIGNETVVKITKNKIAPPFREASFQIMYGKGISRVGEILDIAIDNDIVSKAGAWFSFGDIRLGQGKENVKNRLEEEKDLLALIEAEVRKIITPGKKEEAEKVEEEVEEGALKFDEV, from the coding sequence GTGGCAAAAGCGAAAAGTAGTGGAGTTAATGAAAAAGAAAAAGCATTGGAAATGGCAATGAAACAGATAACAAAAGACTTTGGTGAAGGGTCAATAATGAAATTAGGTTCCAATGAAAGCATGAATGTAGAAGTTATACCTACTGGAAGTATAAATCTTGACTTAGCTCTTGGACAAGGTGGAGTACCTAGAGGAAGAGTAGTAGAGATTTATGGAGCTGAAAGCTCAGGAAAAACAACAATAGCATTACATATTGCTGCTGAAACTCAAAAAATGGGTGGAATAGTGGCCTTTATAGATGCTGAACATGCTCTAGATCCTGTTTATGCAAAAGCTTTGGGAGTCGATGTAGATGAACTTTTAATTTCACAACCTGACTATGGAGAACAAGCTTTAGAAATAGCCGATATGCTAGTTCGTTCAGGAGCTGTTGATTTAGTAGTAGTTGACTCTGTTGCAGCACTAGTACCTAAAGCTGAAATAGATGGTGAAATGTCTGATCAACAAATGGGATTACAAGCAAGACTTATGTCAAAAGCTCTAAGAAAATTAACAGCAACTTTAAATAAATCAAAAACTACAATGATATTTATAAACCAAATTAGAGAAAAAATTGGTGGATTTGGTTTTGGTCCTCAAACTACAACTACAGGAGGAAAGGCATTAAAATTTTATTCTACAGTTAGAATGGAAGTAAAAAGAGTTGGAAGTGTAAAACAAGGTGATGAGGCAATAGGAAATGAAACTGTTGTAAAGATTACTAAAAACAAGATAGCACCTCCATTTAGAGAAGCATCTTTCCAAATAATGTATGGAAAAGGAATTTCAAGAGTTGGAGAGATATTAGATATCGCAATAGATAATGATATAGTATCAAAGGCTGGAGCTTGGTTTAGCTTTGGTGATATAAGACTTGGTCAAGGTAAAGAAAATGTAAAAAACAGACTTGAAGAGGAAAAAGATCTACTAGCTCTAATAGAAGCAGAAGTTAGAAAAATTATAACTCCTGGTAAAAAAGAAGAAGCAGAAAAGGTAGAGGAAGAAGTAGAAGAGGGAGCTTTAAAGTTTGATGAAGTTTAA
- a CDS encoding desulfoferrodoxin family protein encodes MKRNEFVKLGCGCLAQLVIVENECNCASEAEKVELVAAKTQDAATEKHVPYVEEKENGYLVKVGKEAKHPMLDAHYIQFIEIEVDGDMLYRKYLKPGEEPEAFFQVPKGKTVVAREYCNLHGLWADK; translated from the coding sequence ATGAAAAGAAATGAATTTGTAAAATTAGGTTGCGGTTGTTTAGCTCAATTAGTTATTGTTGAAAATGAATGTAATTGTGCATCAGAAGCAGAAAAAGTGGAATTAGTTGCAGCTAAAACTCAAGATGCTGCTACTGAAAAACATGTTCCTTATGTTGAAGAAAAAGAAAATGGATATTTAGTAAAAGTAGGAAAAGAAGCAAAACATCCTATGCTAGATGCTCACTATATTCAATTTATTGAAATTGAAGTAGATGGAGATATGTTGTATAGAAAATATTTAAAACCTGGAGAAGAGCCTGAAGCATTTTTCCAAGTGCCAAAAGGAAAAACAGTCGTTGCTAGAGAATACTGTAATCTTCACGGACTATGGGCAGATAAATAA
- a CDS encoding FMN-binding protein has protein sequence MNVEKIRKYCVIAFIAVGLAALVMEKINAPEVYEGQGEGFSDTIVVQVAAKKENGKLKVYDVKYQHGDTDEIATPAIEELIAKLKETHDASTLDAVSGASYTSEGFIEAVNDALSKVQ, from the coding sequence GTGAACGTTGAGAAAATAAGAAAATATTGTGTAATAGCATTTATAGCTGTAGGACTAGCAGCACTTGTTATGGAGAAAATAAATGCTCCAGAAGTTTATGAAGGGCAAGGAGAAGGATTTTCAGATACTATAGTAGTACAAGTAGCAGCTAAAAAAGAAAATGGTAAATTAAAGGTATATGATGTAAAATACCAACATGGGGATACAGATGAAATTGCAACACCAGCTATAGAAGAATTAATAGCTAAATTAAAAGAAACACATGATGCAAGTACACTAGATGCTGTATCAGGAGCTTCATACACATCTGAAGGGTTTATAGAAGCTGTAAATGATGCATTATCAAAAGTACAATAG
- a CDS encoding regulatory protein RecX, translating into MKFNLKGNKLYFNDFFFIDLNKDTILEYDLKNREEITDNEYRELIKKRAYSMGYFLLSSRDYSSGDLSKKLVSKYREKDIIKEIIDDFCEKGYIDDYEYGKSYINNHNYGRKKMEFMLLQKGLNSNMIKELLDECSDKELEEAKKQWVKLGNKEKEKKILSMMRKGFEYSMILRAISELEE; encoded by the coding sequence ATGAAGTTTAATCTTAAGGGAAATAAACTTTATTTTAACGATTTCTTTTTTATAGATTTAAATAAAGACACTATATTAGAGTATGATTTAAAAAACAGAGAAGAAATAACAGATAATGAGTATAGAGAACTTATAAAAAAAAGAGCCTATAGTATGGGATATTTTTTACTATCAAGTAGAGATTATTCAAGTGGTGATCTAAGTAAAAAACTTGTTTCTAAGTATAGAGAAAAAGATATAATAAAAGAAATTATAGATGATTTTTGTGAAAAGGGATATATTGATGATTATGAATATGGGAAAAGCTATATAAATAACCACAATTATGGGCGTAAGAAAATGGAGTTTATGCTTTTACAAAAAGGACTAAACTCAAATATGATAAAAGAACTTCTAGATGAATGCTCTGATAAAGAACTAGAAGAAGCGAAAAAACAATGGGTAAAATTAGGTAATAAGGAAAAAGAGAAAAAAATTCTTTCTATGATGAGAAAAGGCTTTGAATATAGTATGATTTTACGTGCTATCTCTGAATTAGAGGAATAA
- a CDS encoding polysaccharide deacetylase family protein, with protein MVWLIIVILLLIYFRDKGVPIFLYHQVNEVSNVTPELFEEHLKILKEKNMNTVTLSEYGRGEIGKNPFLITLDDGYYDNYKVVFPLLKKYNMKATVFLNTLYIKDIWDKDEDFLKNGEANYLAMEKYLKTGDGTTRQYMSWEEIKEMHKSGLVDFQAHSHKHTAVFVSEKLEGIFTGNERDITELYLYHKIEEGYPKFPKRGEYASKGIIIDRKFFDLFKSYYDKNLKGKDEKEILKLGQKFVDENKDKYFTWETDEDFYKRVTSEYLLNRDLIEEKLGKKVEYFCWPWGHRNKKIVELLKKYDVKGFVSTKKGTNGRKPNFDMIRRIELRKFTPDKFKMNLFIARNYILGKIYGWLS; from the coding sequence ATGGTATGGTTAATAATTGTAATATTATTACTTATTTATTTTAGAGATAAAGGTGTTCCGATATTTTTATATCATCAGGTAAATGAAGTTTCAAATGTGACTCCAGAGTTATTTGAAGAACACTTAAAAATATTAAAAGAAAAAAATATGAATACTGTTACACTTTCTGAATATGGGCGTGGAGAAATTGGTAAAAATCCATTTTTAATTACTTTAGATGATGGTTATTATGACAATTATAAAGTAGTATTTCCACTTTTAAAAAAGTATAATATGAAAGCTACAGTATTTTTAAATACACTTTATATAAAAGATATCTGGGATAAAGATGAAGATTTTTTAAAAAATGGTGAAGCTAATTATTTAGCAATGGAAAAGTACCTTAAAACAGGTGATGGAACTACTAGGCAATACATGAGTTGGGAAGAGATAAAAGAGATGCATAAAAGCGGTTTAGTAGATTTTCAGGCACATTCTCACAAGCATACAGCAGTATTTGTAAGTGAGAAATTAGAGGGTATTTTTACTGGAAATGAAAGAGATATAACAGAACTGTATTTGTATCATAAAATAGAAGAAGGATACCCAAAATTTCCTAAAAGAGGAGAATATGCTTCTAAAGGTATAATTATAGATAGAAAGTTCTTTGATCTTTTTAAAAGTTATTATGATAAAAATTTAAAGGGAAAAGATGAAAAAGAAATTTTAAAACTGGGGCAAAAATTTGTAGATGAAAATAAAGATAAATATTTTACTTGGGAAACAGATGAAGATTTCTATAAAAGAGTTACAAGTGAATATTTATTAAATAGAGATTTAATAGAAGAAAAACTGGGGAAAAAAGTGGAATATTTTTGCTGGCCATGGGGGCATAGAAATAAAAAGATAGTAGAATTACTTAAAAAATATGATGTAAAGGGCTTTGTTTCTACTAAGAAGGGGACAAATGGAAGAAAGCCTAACTTTGATATGATAAGAAGAATAGAGCTTAGAAAATTTACACCAGATAAATTTAAGATGAATTTATTTATTGCAAGAAATTATATATTAGGTAAAATTTATGGTTGGTTATCTTAA
- a CDS encoding glycosyltransferase family 2 protein has translation MKLSVAMITLNEEKILDKTLAAIKDIADEIVIVDSGSTDKTKSIAQKYNAKFFVESWKGYGPQRNSAIDKCSGEWILNIDADEEISPKLKDRIKKIKEENSDKKVYSINFTSVCFGKKIKHGGWSNSYRIRLFRKEAGRFNDNMVHEEFQTDDKVYTLKEEIYHHSYISLEDYFNKFNRYTTEGAIEYYKKGKKSNVFQIAINPMFKFLRMYIIRLGFLDGIEGFVLACTSAMYTMVKYYKLKEIYRNKTYVKK, from the coding sequence ATGAAATTATCTGTAGCAATGATTACATTAAATGAAGAGAAAATTTTAGATAAAACATTGGCTGCAATAAAAGATATTGCTGATGAAATAGTAATTGTAGACAGTGGTTCTACTGATAAAACAAAAAGTATTGCTCAAAAATATAATGCAAAGTTTTTTGTTGAAAGTTGGAAAGGATATGGACCACAAAGAAATTCAGCAATAGATAAATGTAGTGGAGAATGGATATTAAATATTGATGCTGATGAAGAAATTTCTCCTAAATTAAAAGATAGAATAAAGAAAATAAAGGAAGAAAATAGTGATAAAAAAGTTTATTCTATTAATTTTACTTCTGTATGCTTTGGGAAAAAGATAAAACATGGAGGTTGGAGCAATTCATATAGAATTAGACTTTTTAGAAAAGAAGCTGGTAGATTTAATGATAATATGGTTCATGAAGAGTTTCAAACAGACGATAAAGTATATACATTAAAAGAAGAAATTTATCATCACAGCTATATTTCACTTGAAGACTATTTTAATAAATTTAATAGATATACAACAGAAGGTGCAATAGAATATTATAAAAAAGGCAAAAAATCAAATGTTTTTCAAATTGCTATAAATCCAATGTTTAAATTTTTGAGAATGTATATTATAAGGCTTGGTTTTTTAGATGGAATAGAGGGATTTGTTCTTGCATGTACAAGTGCTATGTACACAATGGTAAAATATTACAAGTTAAAAGAGATTTATAGAAATAAAACCTATGTAAAAAAGTAG
- a CDS encoding glycosyltransferase family 9 protein — protein MEISRIIVSRTDKIGDLILSIPSFYMIKKMYPQAELIVLVRKYNYEIVKNLPYVDRIVKIDDFTHKELIDKIKYFNSDIFVALYNDSFVSQLARASKAKFRIGPLSKLCSFLTYNKGVWQKRSKSIKNEAEYNLDLVKKIDPELFDKTFEINTSIYLGPENRVAAATFFSNYNIKDKVLVVNPFMGGSAKNIKDEQYASLLKEFTLRNPDKSVIIVTHISEEERGLNLINMTESNNVHLFANGGDLLNIGAIIDRGTVYLGPSTGPTHIAGALKKRIVAIYPAKATQSTTRWGVFGNNKVKYLVPDINNPNENYKNPYFDTYDKDMENELLKYLEESFEAEEGGKN, from the coding sequence ATGGAAATTAGTAGAATTATAGTGTCAAGGACAGATAAAATAGGGGATTTAATTCTCTCAATACCAAGTTTTTATATGATAAAAAAAATGTATCCACAAGCAGAACTAATAGTTTTAGTAAGAAAATATAATTATGAAATTGTAAAAAACTTGCCCTATGTAGATAGAATTGTTAAAATTGATGATTTTACACATAAAGAACTTATAGATAAAATAAAATATTTTAATTCTGACATTTTTGTAGCTCTTTATAATGATAGCTTTGTATCTCAATTAGCAAGAGCTAGTAAGGCAAAATTTCGGATAGGACCACTTTCTAAGTTATGCTCATTTTTAACCTATAATAAGGGTGTGTGGCAAAAGAGATCAAAGTCTATAAAAAATGAAGCTGAATATAATTTGGACCTCGTAAAAAAGATTGATCCAGAGTTATTTGATAAAACTTTTGAAATAAATACTTCTATATATTTAGGACCAGAAAATCGTGTAGCAGCAGCTACTTTTTTTAGTAATTATAATATAAAAGATAAAGTTTTAGTGGTAAATCCATTTATGGGAGGGTCTGCTAAAAATATAAAAGATGAACAGTATGCCTCTCTTTTAAAGGAGTTTACATTAAGAAATCCTGATAAATCAGTTATTATAGTCACTCATATTTCAGAAGAAGAAAGAGGACTAAATTTAATTAATATGACAGAAAGTAATAATGTTCATTTATTTGCAAATGGTGGAGATCTTTTAAATATAGGAGCCATAATAGATAGAGGAACTGTATATTTAGGTCCTTCAACGGGGCCAACTCATATAGCTGGTGCATTAAAGAAAAGAATAGTTGCAATATATCCAGCAAAAGCAACTCAAAGTACTACTAGATGGGGAGTATTTGGAAATAACAAGGTAAAATATTTAGTGCCAGATATTAATAATCCAAACGAAAATTATAAAAATCCATATTTTGATACATATGATAAAGATATGGAAAATGAGTTATTAAAATATTTAGAAGAAAGTTTTGAAGCTGAAGAGGGTGGTAAAAATTAG
- a CDS encoding GNAT family N-acetyltransferase: protein MEFKEVKNVDLPFLKKIVELEDEAFEGQGGVDLWILKALIRYGKVFMLEENSEIVSIVEYMQCFEKKEVFLYGICTRKKYRYQGNAKQIMKESEAYLKSLGYTAISLTVDPTNEIGIKLYKDLGYEVVEYQANEYGQGIHRYLMKKVII from the coding sequence ATGGAATTTAAAGAAGTAAAAAATGTAGATTTGCCTTTTTTAAAAAAAATAGTAGAACTTGAAGATGAAGCTTTTGAAGGTCAAGGGGGAGTAGACCTTTGGATTTTAAAAGCTCTTATTCGTTATGGTAAAGTATTTATGCTTGAGGAAAATAGTGAGATAGTATCAATAGTTGAATATATGCAATGTTTTGAAAAAAAAGAGGTATTTCTATATGGAATATGCACTAGAAAAAAATATAGATATCAAGGGAATGCTAAACAAATAATGAAAGAAAGTGAAGCTTACCTAAAATCTTTAGGGTATACAGCTATTTCTCTTACAGTAGATCCGACAAATGAGATAGGGATAAAGCTCTATAAAGATCTTGGATATGAAGTAGTAGAATATCAAGCAAATGAGTATGGACAGGGTATTCATAGATACTTGATGAAAAAAGTCATAATTTAA
- a CDS encoding glycosyltransferase family 9 protein translates to MRILIIHTAFIGDIVLSTPLIKKLKDAYPKAELTYLTTPVGASILRNNPHISHIIEYDKRGEHKGLVGLWAIGKKLRIEAYNIVITPHRYFRSSFLTWLTGAPVRKGYDNAAGKFFYTEKIHYDKNKHEVEKLLSFVKKDEKKRYEIEVFPGTFEKERADEIFKNINKKIVVIAPGSKWFTKRWPTEYFREVIKKLEKREDTVVVVVGGKEERLLNIPLAEKSIDLRGMTTLLELAEVIKRAAVILTNDSSPIHIASAFSNVRIIAIFGPTTKDLGFFPWSKNSEVLQVEDLECRPCSLHGGDSCPKKHFKCMVDIKPEVVLERIENVLEKEK, encoded by the coding sequence ATTAGAATTCTTATTATTCATACTGCATTTATAGGAGATATAGTTCTTTCAACACCACTTATAAAAAAGTTAAAAGATGCTTATCCTAAAGCAGAACTAACATATCTTACAACTCCAGTAGGAGCCTCAATTTTAAGAAATAATCCTCATATAAGTCATATTATAGAATATGATAAAAGAGGAGAACATAAAGGTTTAGTTGGACTTTGGGCAATAGGAAAAAAATTACGTATAGAGGCATATAATATTGTTATAACACCTCATAGATATTTTAGAAGTTCATTTCTTACATGGCTTACAGGTGCTCCTGTAAGAAAAGGGTATGACAATGCAGCAGGTAAATTTTTCTATACAGAAAAAATTCATTATGATAAGAATAAACATGAAGTTGAAAAACTTTTATCTTTTGTAAAAAAAGATGAGAAAAAAAGATATGAAATAGAGGTTTTCCCAGGAACTTTTGAAAAAGAAAGAGCTGATGAAATCTTTAAAAATATTAATAAAAAAATAGTTGTAATAGCTCCTGGAAGTAAATGGTTTACTAAAAGATGGCCTACAGAATATTTTAGAGAAGTAATAAAAAAATTGGAAAAAAGAGAAGATACAGTAGTTGTAGTAGTAGGTGGAAAAGAAGAAAGACTTTTAAATATACCTCTTGCAGAAAAATCTATAGATTTAAGAGGAATGACAACACTTTTAGAACTTGCAGAAGTAATAAAAAGAGCAGCTGTTATATTAACAAATGATTCTTCACCTATACATATAGCTTCAGCATTTTCAAACGTTAGGATAATAGCTATTTTTGGGCCTACAACAAAAGATTTAGGATTCTTTCCATGGTCTAAAAATAGTGAAGTTTTACAAGTTGAAGATTTAGAATGTAGACCTTGCTCACTCCACGGAGGAGATTCATGTCCTAAAAAACATTTTAAATGTATGGTTGATATAAAGCCAGAAGTTGTTTTAGAAAGAATAGAAAATGTACTTGAAAAGGAAAAATAA
- the rd gene encoding rubredoxin — MKKYVCNVCGYVYDPAVGDPDNGVAPGTAFEDIPDSWTCPLCGVDKDSFEVE, encoded by the coding sequence ATGAAAAAATATGTTTGTAACGTATGTGGATATGTATATGACCCAGCTGTAGGAGACCCTGATAACGGAGTAGCACCAGGAACAGCATTTGAAGATATTCCTGATTCTTGGACTTGCCCTCTATGTGGTGTAGATAAAGACAGCTTTGAAGTAGAATAA
- a CDS encoding OmpA family protein, producing MKNTKKALCSLLLGLTLVGCTSSPFLDETGSVNKKTSGTAGGAAAGALIGQLIGKDTKGTLIGAGIGALAGLGWGAYRDHQEQELRERLKNTQVQVSREGENLNLYLPGGVTFATNSANIAGSFYNPLNSIASVLTQYPETRIVVNGYTDNTGRPEYNLELSQRRANSVKDYLISQGVSANRITAVGHGINNPRATNSTPQGRAENRRVEIQILPLN from the coding sequence ATGAAAAATACGAAAAAAGCTTTATGCAGTTTATTACTTGGTCTAACTCTTGTTGGATGTACTTCATCACCATTTCTAGACGAAACTGGATCTGTCAACAAAAAGACAAGTGGTACAGCTGGAGGAGCCGCTGCCGGAGCACTTATAGGACAACTTATTGGTAAAGATACAAAAGGTACATTGATCGGAGCAGGTATCGGTGCCTTAGCAGGTCTAGGTTGGGGAGCATACAGAGATCATCAAGAACAAGAACTAAGGGAAAGACTAAAAAATACTCAAGTACAAGTTAGTAGAGAAGGTGAAAACTTAAATCTTTATCTACCTGGAGGAGTAACATTTGCAACTAACAGTGCTAATATTGCTGGATCATTCTATAATCCACTAAATTCTATAGCTTCTGTTCTTACTCAATATCCAGAAACAAGAATTGTTGTAAACGGATATACAGATAATACTGGACGTCCTGAATACAATCTTGAGTTATCTCAAAGAAGAGCAAATAGTGTTAAAGATTATTTAATTTCTCAAGGAGTTTCTGCTAACAGAATCACTGCTGTAGGACATGGTATCAATAATCCTAGAGCTACTAACAGCACTCCACAAGGAAGAGCAGAAAACAGAAGAGTTGAAATTCAAATTTTACCATTAAACTAA
- a CDS encoding Fur family transcriptional regulator: MNSHIGNIGEYLKKHEIKPSYQRIKIFEYLEANKNHPTVDMIYRALCPQIPTLSKTTVYNTLNLFIEKKIVNIIVIEENETRYDSIIDIHGHFKCDVCGKIYDIDIDEKALGDEFLQSHDIKEQHYYFKGTCQECLKNNKK, translated from the coding sequence ATGAACAGTCATATTGGAAATATAGGGGAATATCTAAAAAAACATGAGATTAAACCCTCATATCAACGTATAAAGATATTCGAATATTTGGAAGCTAATAAAAACCATCCTACAGTCGATATGATATATAGAGCATTGTGTCCACAGATTCCTACTCTTTCTAAAACAACAGTGTATAATACACTTAATCTTTTTATAGAGAAAAAGATAGTAAATATCATAGTAATAGAGGAAAATGAAACACGGTATGATAGTATAATTGACATACATGGTCACTTTAAATGTGATGTATGTGGCAAGATATATGATATCGATATAGACGAGAAAGCTCTTGGAGATGAATTCTTACAGAGTCATGATATAAAGGAGCAACATTATTATTTTAAAGGTACTTGTCAAGAGTGTCTTAAAAATAATAAGAAATAA
- the truA gene encoding tRNA pseudouridine(38-40) synthase TruA, with product MRNIRLKYRYDGSLFFGFQRQIDKRTVQGEIEKLLEIVLKEKVNMISSGRTDRGVHALIQVSNFLTSSTIPLDKLQYVLNRSLPQDIDIIEIDEVDMQFNSRFDAGKRGYRYIISWDKDPFKSRYETYINKEVEITKFKNILSPLVGVHDFNNFRMSDCGSKTSIREIYSIDVVPYGDKRVAIDIIGSSFLKSQIRIIIGTALDIYFGLRSSNYIEEMLANPKKDFIKRVAPPNGLYLAMVDYEGGNNGI from the coding sequence ATGAGAAATATTAGATTAAAATATAGATATGATGGGAGTCTTTTTTTTGGATTTCAACGTCAAATAGATAAAAGAACAGTCCAGGGAGAAATAGAAAAGCTTTTAGAAATAGTCTTAAAAGAAAAAGTAAATATGATTTCTTCAGGACGTACAGATAGAGGAGTTCATGCTTTAATACAAGTTTCTAATTTTCTAACATCATCAACTATTCCACTTGATAAATTACAATATGTTTTAAATAGAAGTCTTCCACAAGATATAGATATAATAGAGATAGATGAAGTAGATATGCAGTTTAATTCACGGTTTGATGCTGGAAAACGTGGATATAGATATATTATAAGCTGGGATAAAGACCCTTTTAAATCAAGATATGAGACATATATTAATAAGGAAGTAGAAATTACAAAGTTTAAAAACATTCTATCTCCATTGGTAGGAGTTCATGATTTTAATAACTTTAGAATGAGTGATTGTGGAAGTAAGACATCAATAAGAGAGATTTATAGTATAGATGTAGTTCCCTATGGAGATAAAAGAGTAGCTATTGATATTATAGGAAGTTCATTTTTAAAATCTCAAATAAGAATAATAATTGGAACAGCTTTAGATATCTATTTTGGTTTAAGATCATCTAATTATATAGAAGAGATGTTAGCTAACCCTAAAAAAGATTTTATAAAAAGAGTGGCACCACCTAATGGACTTTATCTTGCTATGGTTGACTATGAGGGAGGAAACAATGGAATTTAA
- a CDS encoding glycosyltransferase family 9 protein, which translates to MSSIGDVLLTTPVIKAFKDKYPDAQIDFLVLEQFKDAITGFKYIDKVILFNKKENDGLSSIIKFAKTLKKNNYDFVFDLHGKFRSRIICATLGAKTYRYRKRAWWKSILVKTGMTRYQVDDTIVKNYFGAFKKFDIKYQGEDLEFYYGDNSKFLEYKNLPMLAPGASKETKKWTTEGFGRLAKLIYEKHGVKSVLIGGKVDIEKCNEIDRLSGGVCINLAGKLTLKESGAVLSLGKFLVTNDSGPFHIARGVKCPTFVIFGPTSPGMFDLGQNDTLVYAGVPCSPCSLHGDKTCPRGHFRCMKEITGDMVFDMIEKKIKWEE; encoded by the coding sequence ATGAGCTCAATAGGAGATGTTCTACTTACAACTCCTGTAATAAAAGCTTTTAAAGATAAATATCCTGACGCACAAATAGATTTTTTAGTATTAGAGCAATTTAAAGATGCAATAACAGGATTTAAATATATAGATAAAGTAATACTGTTTAATAAGAAGGAAAATGACGGTCTTTCAAGTATTATCAAATTTGCTAAAACTCTAAAGAAAAATAATTATGATTTTGTATTTGATCTTCATGGTAAATTTAGATCAAGAATTATATGTGCAACTTTAGGAGCTAAGACATATAGATATAGAAAAAGAGCTTGGTGGAAATCAATTCTTGTAAAAACAGGAATGACAAGATATCAAGTAGATGATACAATAGTAAAAAATTATTTTGGAGCATTTAAAAAGTTTGATATTAAATATCAAGGAGAAGATTTAGAATTTTACTATGGAGATAATAGTAAATTTTTAGAATATAAAAACTTACCAATGTTAGCTCCAGGTGCTTCTAAGGAAACTAAAAAATGGACAACTGAAGGTTTTGGAAGACTAGCTAAACTTATATATGAAAAACATGGTGTAAAAAGTGTTTTAATTGGTGGAAAAGTAGATATTGAAAAATGTAATGAGATAGATAGACTAAGTGGTGGAGTTTGTATTAATCTTGCTGGGAAATTAACTTTAAAAGAAAGTGGAGCTGTATTATCGTTGGGTAAATTTCTAGTAACTAATGATTCAGGACCATTTCATATAGCAAGAGGGGTCAAATGTCCAACCTTTGTGATATTTGGACCTACAAGTCCAGGAATGTTTGACTTAGGTCAAAATGACACTTTAGTCTATGCTGGTGTACCATGTTCTCCGTGTAGTCTTCATGGAGATAAAACTTGTCCTAGAGGGCATTTTAGATGCATGAAAGAGATAACAGGTGATATGGTTTTTGATATGATAGAGAAAAAAATTAAATGGGAGGAGTAA